The genomic segment TCCTATATCCCTACTGAACACGTTGCCATCTTTGATGAAGCTCAGCGTGCATGGACAAAAGAAGAATTAGCTCGCTTTATGAAAGAAAAGAAATCTATCAAAGATTTTCCTTATAGTGAGCCTGAATACTTGATGTCTTGTATGGATAGACAAACAGATTGGGGATTGGTTGTTTGCTTGATTGGTGGTGGTCAAGAGATTAACAAGGGTGAAGCAGGTATCTCAGAATGGATTACCTCTCTTAACAGGAGTTTTAGCGATTGGCATGTATATATGAGCAATATGCTCACTGAAAAAGAGTATGCTGACGGTAAGGCTTTGGAATTATTAGACATAGACAACAGCCAGATTCATGTTGAACAATCGTTGCATTTATCTGTAAGTATGCGTTCTTTCCGTGCAGAAAAGGTGAGTATGTTTGTGCACCAACTTCTCAACCTACAAAAAGATGAAGCAGCATTGACGTTGAGGGAACTTCAGAATTATCCAATAGTTCTTACAAGGTCGCTAGATACAGCAAAGCAGTGGCTAAAGGCTCATGCTAGAGGTAGTGAAAGATATGGTCTTTTAGCTAGTAGTAAAGCTGAGAGGTTGAAGGCTATCAGTATCAACGTGCGTTATCAGCCAGATTTTGTTCATTGGTTCTTAGAAGACGAAAGTGATATCCGTTCTTCCAACGCTCTTGAAGATACCCTCACCGAGTTTAAGGTTCAGGGGCTGGAAATTGATTGGGCTTGTGTTGCTTGGGATGCAGATTTGAGGCTTAATAAAGACCATACAAAATGGGAGCACTATCAGTTACGTAGTGGAACCAAATGGCAAAATATCAATAAGCCGATAAATCGGGAATATCAGATTAACGCATACCGAGTTCTGCTGACTCGTGCCCGTCAAGGAATGGTTTTAGTTGTACCGAATGGCGATCATGGTGTACCGCCAGATGAAACACGCAAACCGGAGTGGTATGATGGTATTTATAACTATCTGAAGGAAATAGGTATAAAGGAAATATAGCCTATTAAAATGGGGCGGGCAGTCTTACATGCGTCTCATGTAAACTGACCGACCCATTGATTGAATATTTGAGGTATCTTATTATTCATCCATGATTTTCACTATAGGCACAGTCTTTTCATTATACGATTGGGACATATAGCTGTAATTTCCAATTTGTTTTGCTACCTTTCCCTTCGGAATTTCAATCTTTTGGTTATCATAGAAAGACGTACCCTCGTTTCCCAAAAATAGAACAACCATACCGATATTATCATCAGAAAAATCATCTCCACTAGCCAAAGCACTTCCGTCAGGAAGTACTTGTATAACTCTAAAGGCTTTTCCGGGTACAGTATTGCGTGGATTATCAAACATAACAATATCTTCCTCTGGGGATGAAGATGAAGAATTTTCTGTATTAATAATGCAGCCTATAACAAACAGTAATACGCAACCCGTAACAATACCTGCTACATAGGTCAAAATAAATTTCGTTTTTGATTCCATAGACAATTCAATTAAATTAATTATTTTATTGCGGTAAGTTATAATCGCTCGTCAATTATCCGCTAAAGCAAATTTACCTATATAGAATTTCTCCTTAACATCGTTTATGATAGCTTCTTTCTGCTCCTCGTTGGAGTCTTCTTTCTCGAACGCAAGTATCAGATAATCATTGGATTTCGTTGGTGAGAATATCTTGCCGATAAGCTTTCTGAAATTCTGGCTGACGAATTCTTCTACTTGCGTATCTTCTTTCGGCGTGAGGCGATAGAAGTCGTATCTTTCGTCCAGCATCTTCTGGATTTCATCACGGAACATCTTGCGAACCCGGTTTTTCCAGGCGAATTTCTGGTGCTCGTTATGACGGGCATACAGAGATACTACATAGAGGAAGTTGACATCGTAGTGGAAGACGAGAAGGGTGTCGCGGTCGAACAGGCGGTCGTTGAAATGCTGGGTGTTGAAGCACTTCTTTTCCCTGTCGGTTGACGAAATCTGGTCTGAGAAAGAGAGATTCTCTGCCATCTTTGCGCTGATGAAGAAGTTCGGAATGATGTTGTAGCCTTCCGTCAGGTCATCGCGAAGCTTGGGTACGTTGCCAAAGTTACGCTTGTCGTATTGCAGTTCTTCATCGTCCTTATCGTCGTTCATAAAGAGGTTCAGGTTCCACTGGATGATGTTCCTGGCGTACGTAAACTGCTTATACACAGATTCCTTTCCGATGGAATGACCTAACTTGTAATACTTGCTGTCGCCGATGTAATAAACTGGCTCCTGATTTCTTGTTGTAATCAGGTTCTGGTAGCTGTACAGATGGTCTATGCGTTTGCCGTCGGCCTGTTCTTTCAGGCCGGCTGGAATGTTCTTCTCGCCTAGAAGTTCATCAATAATGGCCTCGAAAACGATATTGAAACTCTTAACCAGAAGATACTCCTTGCGTTCCTGCTGAATGTTCATGCGCTTGGCATTATCAAAGAAATCGTAGCATAGTTGCCAGAGGTGTAAAGCCTTGTCTGAGAAGTATTTATACTTAATCTGGAACAGTCTGGTCTTTCCTAATCCATCCAGATAGGTCTTGAAACGATAGCCTGTTATCAGCTGGAAATTGCAGTTGATATGATTGGCAAAGCCGTATCTTTCGCTGATATAATTCAGGATGGAATAGAAGATAATCAGGAGTTCTTCATCAAAATTGATCTGCTTTTTCCTGTTGACAGGATGGGGATAAACAGGGCTGTTTTTGCTGATGATGGCTCTCTTGGTGGCTATGGTCTTTGACCAATGAATGCGGTTGTAACCGGAATGGATGTTCTTCAGGATGAAGAAGATGAAATCCTGGTTATGTTTGTTGAAGTCGATGAGAGCCAGCAGAATATCGAGGAATGTGTTGTTGATTTGTCTGTTACTTTTACCGAGGCACGCTATTTTCTGGTGATAGACAATGCCGTTTCTGGTGGTATTGTTGTAAACCTCGATGGTGCGGTAAATCCAGACAGAGAACTCATAGATGAAGTCTTTCTCCTGTTGAGAGAGTGGGTTGTTCTGGTTCAGGTTGAC from the Segatella copri genome contains:
- a CDS encoding LlaJI family restriction endonuclease; amino-acid sequence: MRILIEEHQYQADQIRDVLHGIDVMQDIDGNVSINYVGYYYNTQLNDCVFILPKVLLEDTSEGEKVFGKYAPETIVNLNQNNPLSQQEKDFIYEFSVWIYRTIEVYNNTTRNGIVYHQKIACLGKSNRQINNTFLDILLALIDFNKHNQDFIFFILKNIHSGYNRIHWSKTIATKRAIISKNSPVYPHPVNRKKQINFDEELLIIFYSILNYISERYGFANHINCNFQLITGYRFKTYLDGLGKTRLFQIKYKYFSDKALHLWQLCYDFFDNAKRMNIQQERKEYLLVKSFNIVFEAIIDELLGEKNIPAGLKEQADGKRIDHLYSYQNLITTRNQEPVYYIGDSKYYKLGHSIGKESVYKQFTYARNIIQWNLNLFMNDDKDDEELQYDKRNFGNVPKLRDDLTEGYNIIPNFFISAKMAENLSFSDQISSTDREKKCFNTQHFNDRLFDRDTLLVFHYDVNFLYVVSLYARHNEHQKFAWKNRVRKMFRDEIQKMLDERYDFYRLTPKEDTQVEEFVSQNFRKLIGKIFSPTKSNDYLILAFEKEDSNEEQKEAIINDVKEKFYIGKFALADN